The following are from one region of the Chromobacterium phragmitis genome:
- a CDS encoding NADH-quinone oxidoreductase subunit B family protein, producing MIPIQADAGLIVPRDEYGMPKPLTESEGIVQLKQKLLKDIQRSAYVYRVDCGGCNGCEIEIFAAITPVFDAERFGIKVVASPRHADILLFTGAVTRAMRMPALRAWQAAPDPKISVSYGACGCSGGIFHDLYCVWGGSDKIVPVDVYIPGCPPTPAATIYGFAMALGLLEQKLRATHQEESECDRALLPHPSIPLDARVRIEREARRLAGYRSGRLLADQFMDLAGRADGLTLDERVKRHLSATADPRENEIFTRLWDISMEGGAR from the coding sequence ATGATTCCCATCCAAGCCGACGCCGGCCTGATCGTCCCGCGCGACGAATACGGCATGCCCAAGCCGCTGACCGAGAGCGAGGGCATCGTCCAGCTGAAACAGAAGCTGCTGAAAGACATCCAGCGCTCCGCCTACGTCTACCGCGTGGACTGCGGCGGCTGCAACGGCTGCGAGATCGAGATCTTCGCCGCCATCACCCCGGTGTTCGACGCCGAGCGCTTCGGCATCAAGGTAGTGGCCTCGCCGCGCCACGCCGATATCCTGCTGTTCACCGGCGCCGTCACCCGCGCCATGCGCATGCCGGCGCTGCGCGCCTGGCAGGCCGCGCCGGATCCCAAGATTTCCGTCTCCTACGGCGCCTGCGGCTGCAGCGGCGGCATCTTCCACGACCTGTACTGCGTATGGGGCGGCAGCGACAAGATCGTGCCGGTGGACGTTTACATTCCCGGCTGCCCGCCCACGCCGGCCGCCACGATTTACGGCTTCGCCATGGCGCTGGGCCTGCTGGAGCAAAAACTGCGCGCCACGCATCAGGAAGAAAGCGAATGCGACCGCGCCTTGTTGCCGCACCCGTCCATCCCGCTGGACGCGCGGGTGCGCATCGAACGCGAGGCGCGGCGGCTGGCCGGCTACCGCAGCGGCCGCCTCCTGGCCGACCAGTTCATGGATCTGGCCGGCCGGGCCGACGGCCTGACGCTGGACGAACGCGTCAAACGCCATCTCTCGGCGACCGCCGACCCGCGCGAGAACGAAATCTTCACCCGTTTATGGGACATCAGCATGGAAGGAGGCGCGCGATGA
- a CDS encoding hydrogenase 4 subunit D produces the protein MEPLALATILLPFLGAALVLASPRPAGRFLAPLFALLATIGAIWLAAAFKTAGGMAAHYPLLSFNGIELLGLAVDRLSTLIGMAVVGLGFLVALYSTAYMTPANREHPHAAAPRYYAYLLVFIGAMAGLVLSSTLLGQLVCFEITGACSWGLIGYYQKPKALQSALKALLITHAGSLGLYLAAGWLFAHSGSFSLSAISALPDAAKVVVLLGVLWAAWGKSAQLPLHMWLPDAMEAPTPVSAYLHAASMVKVGVYIFARALDAAGSVPHLVGWVGAVMATVTLLYGFWMYLPQTDMKRLLAYSTITQLSYIFLALSLSAFGSRLAFNGAIAHIFNHAFAKSLFFLVAGALSYSCGTRLLPSLRGLLRGAPLLGASFCVAALAIAGVPPFNGFFSKFAIFAAGFQLSAGEPWLLPLMLLAMAESVASFAWFLRWFGKTVPGEPSPVVAAAQPLPWQMKTVLAALLAMSLASSFIAAAWLA, from the coding sequence ATGGAACCACTCGCTCTGGCGACCATCCTGCTGCCCTTCCTAGGCGCGGCCCTGGTATTGGCCAGCCCGCGCCCAGCCGGCCGCTTCCTGGCGCCGCTGTTCGCGCTGCTGGCGACCATAGGCGCCATCTGGCTGGCCGCGGCCTTCAAAACGGCCGGCGGCATGGCCGCGCACTACCCCTTGCTCAGCTTCAACGGCATCGAGCTGTTGGGCCTGGCCGTAGACCGGCTCAGCACGCTGATAGGCATGGCCGTGGTGGGGCTGGGCTTTCTGGTGGCGCTTTACTCCACCGCCTACATGACGCCGGCCAACCGCGAGCATCCGCACGCCGCCGCGCCGCGCTACTACGCCTACCTGCTGGTGTTCATCGGCGCGATGGCCGGCCTGGTGCTGTCGTCCACCCTCTTGGGCCAGTTGGTGTGCTTCGAGATTACCGGCGCCTGTTCCTGGGGGCTGATCGGCTATTACCAGAAGCCCAAGGCGCTGCAGTCTGCCTTGAAAGCCTTGCTGATCACCCATGCCGGCTCGCTGGGCCTGTACCTGGCCGCCGGCTGGCTGTTCGCGCATAGCGGCAGCTTCAGCCTCTCCGCGATCTCGGCGCTGCCGGATGCCGCCAAGGTCGTGGTGCTGCTGGGCGTGCTGTGGGCGGCCTGGGGCAAATCGGCCCAGCTGCCGCTGCACATGTGGCTGCCGGACGCGATGGAGGCCCCGACGCCGGTGTCCGCCTATCTGCACGCGGCCTCCATGGTGAAGGTGGGCGTCTACATCTTCGCCCGCGCGCTGGACGCCGCCGGCAGCGTGCCGCACCTGGTGGGCTGGGTGGGCGCGGTGATGGCCACCGTCACGCTGCTGTACGGCTTCTGGATGTATCTGCCGCAAACCGACATGAAGCGGCTGTTGGCCTACTCCACCATCACCCAGTTGTCCTACATCTTCCTGGCCCTGTCGCTGTCGGCCTTCGGCTCGCGCCTGGCCTTCAACGGCGCCATCGCCCACATCTTCAACCACGCCTTCGCCAAGAGCCTGTTCTTCCTGGTGGCCGGCGCGCTCAGCTACAGCTGCGGCACGCGGCTGCTGCCGTCCTTGCGCGGCCTGTTGCGCGGCGCGCCGCTATTGGGCGCGAGCTTTTGCGTGGCCGCGCTGGCTATTGCCGGCGTGCCGCCGTTCAACGGCTTCTTCAGCAAGTTCGCCATCTTCGCCGCCGGCTTCCAGTTATCGGCCGGCGAACCGTGGCTGCTGCCGCTGATGCTGCTGGCGATGGCGGAATCGGTGGCCAGCTTCGCCTGGTTCCTGCGCTGGTTCGGCAAGACGGTGCCGGGCGAACCGTCCCCTGTGGTGGCCGCGGCCCAGCCGCTGCCTTGGCAAATGAAAACCGTGCTGGCCGCGCTGCTGGCGATGAGTCTGGCTTCCAGCTTCATCGCCGCGGCGTGGCTGGCTTGA
- a CDS encoding formate hydrogenlyase complex iron-sulfur subunit: MFKLFKIIAKAGEPTTKYPFAPFPVSPGFRGKPELNARQCIACAACTQACPAGALTMQTDSRAGRREWALNLGRCVFCGRCEEVCPTRAIQLTQEFELAVASKADLIQRASFRLENCACCGRPFAPRKEVHHAMDLLRQSGLALDDTLRGLYATCPECKRKRTIERDALPLSRREEERA, from the coding sequence ATGTTCAAGCTATTCAAGATCATAGCCAAGGCGGGCGAGCCGACCACGAAATACCCGTTCGCGCCGTTTCCGGTCAGCCCCGGCTTTCGCGGCAAGCCGGAGCTGAACGCCCGCCAGTGCATCGCCTGCGCCGCCTGTACCCAGGCGTGCCCTGCCGGCGCGCTGACCATGCAAACCGACAGCCGCGCCGGGCGGCGCGAATGGGCGCTTAACCTGGGCCGCTGCGTGTTTTGCGGCCGCTGCGAGGAAGTCTGCCCCACCCGCGCCATCCAGCTGACCCAGGAATTCGAGCTGGCGGTGGCCAGCAAGGCGGACTTGATCCAGCGCGCCAGCTTCCGGCTGGAAAACTGCGCCTGCTGCGGCAGACCCTTCGCGCCGCGCAAGGAAGTCCACCACGCGATGGATCTGCTGCGCCAGAGCGGCCTCGCCCTGGACGACACCCTGCGCGGCCTGTACGCCACCTGTCCCGAATGCAAGCGCAAGCGAACCATAGAACGCGACGCGCTGCCGCTTAGCCGCCGCGAGGAGGAGCGAGCATGA
- a CDS encoding aminotransferase class III-fold pyridoxal phosphate-dependent enzyme, with product MQGEGGLNCASAEWLQGVAVLARKLGSLLIVDEMQTGCGRTGRFYQFRACLHRAGIFGLSKSLGGGGLPCSLNLIEPEIDAWNPGEHNRTFRGCSLAMVMAVAALRKYWAAPHFVHDVEEKGQAVAECLQQALKPFEGQVRVVGKGLMLGLRYTGRAMDRGAAAGAALSARRASGQCDRGRPLGAKGERLGKHPSRIHWTDQY from the coding sequence GTGCAGGGCGAAGGCGGCTTGAACTGCGCATCGGCAGAATGGCTGCAAGGCGTCGCCGTGCTCGCCCGCAAGCTGGGGTCTTTGCTGATCGTGGACGAGATGCAGACCGGCTGCGGCCGGACAGGGCGCTTTTATCAGTTTCGAGCATGCCTGCATCGAGCCGGCATCTTTGGTCTGTCCAAGTCTTTGGGCGGTGGAGGCTTGCCGTGTTCCCTGAACCTGATCGAGCCCGAAATCGATGCCTGGAATCCCGGCGAGCACAACAGGACTTTCCGTGGCTGCAGCCTTGCCATGGTGATGGCCGTCGCGGCGCTCAGGAAATACTGGGCCGCTCCTCATTTTGTCCATGATGTCGAAGAAAAAGGACAAGCCGTAGCAGAGTGCCTGCAACAGGCGCTTAAGCCGTTTGAAGGGCAAGTGCGCGTAGTCGGCAAAGGACTGATGCTAGGCTTGCGCTACACTGGTCGGGCCATGGATCGCGGCGCCGCAGCAGGCGCTGCACTATCTGCAAGGCGTGCGTCTGGTCAATGTGACCGCGGACGCCCTCTCGGCGCAAAAGGTGAACGGCTGGGAAAGCATCCGTCCCGAATCCACTGGACTGATCAATACTGA
- the hycI gene encoding hydrogenase maturation peptidase HycI: protein MKTDARDLILAVGNSMMGDDGAGPLLADRMKQNPIAGWDVEDGGSAPENAAHRIAARAPRRVVLVDAADMGLPPGEIRRVPPEALAEMFIMSTHDLPLSFLMERLAETVPQVEFIGIQPDLVAFYCPMSDRVRQAVDRLYAALRDDPTLDSLPWLSDAD from the coding sequence ATGAAGACTGACGCGCGCGATCTGATCCTGGCCGTGGGCAACAGCATGATGGGCGACGACGGCGCCGGCCCGCTGCTGGCCGACCGGATGAAACAGAACCCGATTGCCGGCTGGGACGTGGAGGACGGCGGCAGCGCGCCGGAAAACGCCGCCCACCGCATCGCCGCGCGCGCGCCGCGCCGCGTGGTGCTGGTGGACGCCGCCGACATGGGCTTGCCCCCCGGCGAAATCCGCCGCGTGCCGCCGGAGGCGCTGGCCGAGATGTTCATCATGAGCACCCACGACCTGCCCCTGAGCTTTTTGATGGAAAGGCTGGCCGAAACGGTGCCGCAAGTGGAGTTCATCGGCATCCAGCCCGATCTGGTGGCGTTTTACTGTCCGATGAGCGATAGGGTGCGCCAAGCGGTGGACCGGCTCTACGCCGCGCTGCGGGACGATCCGACGCTAGACAGCCTGCCCTGGCTGTCTGACGCAGATTAA
- a CDS encoding hydrogenase large subunit, which produces MNDDKLGQNYLDGLKQRFPHAVLEAEWQTADQLTVTVKLDSLPEAVAWLYYQNEGWLSVLFGNDERPLNGHFAVYYVLSMEGPVKCWLVVRALIDPERPEFPSVTPRVPAAVWGEREVRDMYGLTPVGIPDERRLVLPDDWPDDLYPLRKDAMAYNQRPVPTTDTETYAFVNDAAGVTRDVPLGPLHITSDEPGHFRLFVDGETIVDADYRMFYVHRGMEKLAETRMGYDEVTFLSDRVCGICGFTHSVAYASAVENALGLAVPPRAQMIRSVFLEVERLHSHLLNLGLASHFVGFDTGFMQFFRVREKAMTMAELLTGARKTYGMNLIGGVRRDILKEERQRTLKLVIELREETTRLVDMLLSTPNLRQRTSGVGVLDRKVARDFSPVGPLLRASGYRRDIRADHPYGAYVSLPFELHSEDSCDVLGRVLIRAREFFNSLDIIQHALENLPAGPVLLEGFAYQPHKFALGFSEAPRGEDIHWAMTGDNQKLYRWRCRAPTYANWPPLRYMLRGNTVSDAPLIVASIDPCYSCTDRVTLVDVKKKKSTTVPYQEIERYGRERKDSPLK; this is translated from the coding sequence ATGAACGACGACAAACTGGGCCAAAACTACCTGGATGGCCTGAAGCAACGCTTCCCGCACGCAGTGCTGGAAGCGGAATGGCAAACCGCCGACCAACTGACGGTCACCGTCAAGCTGGACAGCCTGCCCGAGGCGGTGGCGTGGCTGTATTACCAGAACGAGGGCTGGCTGTCGGTGCTGTTCGGCAACGACGAGCGCCCGCTGAACGGCCACTTCGCCGTCTACTACGTGCTGTCGATGGAAGGGCCGGTCAAGTGCTGGCTGGTGGTGCGCGCGCTGATAGACCCGGAGCGGCCGGAATTTCCTTCGGTCACGCCGCGCGTGCCGGCGGCGGTGTGGGGCGAGCGCGAAGTGCGCGACATGTACGGCCTGACGCCGGTCGGCATCCCGGACGAGCGGCGGCTGGTGCTGCCGGACGATTGGCCGGACGATCTCTACCCCTTGCGCAAGGACGCGATGGCCTACAACCAGCGCCCCGTCCCCACCACCGACACCGAAACCTACGCCTTCGTCAACGACGCCGCCGGCGTCACCCGCGACGTGCCGCTGGGCCCGCTGCACATCACCTCGGACGAGCCCGGCCACTTCAGATTGTTCGTGGACGGCGAAACCATCGTCGACGCCGACTACCGCATGTTCTACGTCCACCGCGGCATGGAAAAGCTGGCCGAAACGCGGATGGGCTACGACGAAGTCACCTTCCTGTCCGACCGCGTCTGCGGCATCTGCGGCTTCACCCACAGCGTGGCCTACGCCAGCGCGGTGGAAAACGCGCTGGGCCTGGCCGTGCCGCCGCGCGCGCAAATGATACGCAGCGTGTTCCTGGAGGTGGAGCGGCTACACAGCCACTTGCTCAACCTGGGGCTGGCCAGCCACTTCGTCGGCTTCGACACCGGCTTCATGCAATTTTTCCGCGTCCGCGAAAAAGCCATGACCATGGCGGAGCTGCTCACCGGCGCGCGCAAGACCTACGGCATGAACCTGATAGGCGGCGTGCGCCGCGACATCCTGAAAGAAGAACGCCAACGCACGCTGAAGCTGGTGATCGAACTGCGCGAGGAAACCACGCGGCTGGTCGACATGCTGCTGTCCACGCCCAATCTGCGCCAGCGCACCAGCGGCGTGGGCGTGCTGGACCGCAAGGTGGCGCGCGATTTCAGCCCGGTAGGCCCGCTGCTGCGCGCCAGCGGCTACCGCCGCGACATCCGCGCCGACCACCCCTACGGCGCCTATGTCAGCCTGCCCTTCGAGCTGCACAGCGAAGACAGCTGCGACGTGCTGGGCCGGGTATTGATCCGCGCCCGCGAATTCTTCAACTCGCTGGACATCATCCAGCACGCGCTGGAAAACCTGCCGGCCGGGCCGGTGCTGCTGGAGGGCTTCGCCTATCAGCCGCACAAATTCGCGCTGGGCTTCTCCGAAGCGCCGCGCGGCGAGGACATCCACTGGGCGATGACCGGCGACAACCAGAAGCTCTACCGCTGGCGCTGCCGCGCGCCCACTTACGCCAACTGGCCGCCGCTGCGCTACATGCTGCGCGGCAACACCGTATCCGACGCGCCGCTGATCGTGGCCAGCATCGACCCCTGCTACTCCTGCACCGACCGCGTGACGCTGGTGGACGTGAAAAAGAAAAAGTCCACCACCGTGCCCTACCAGGAAATCGAGCGCTATGGCCGCGAGCGCAAAGATTCGCCGCTGAAATAG
- a CDS encoding hydrogenase 4 subunit F — MTATHWLVLLLLIPLAASALCAGSRLAGAGGARLAAALHLASVSLLLALSLAACVGVVSGGPLAALDGWLRVDALGALFLALIGVLGFATGLYAVGYMRHEREHGEVGPERLAGFYALFQLFLFTMLLAVTANNVIMMWVAVEATTLGSAFLVGFYGQRSSLEAAWKYMVICTVGVAFGLYGVVLVYSNAASLLGDHGGAAQWTTLLAMAHRLDPALTRIAFVFVLIGFGTKAGFFPMHAWLPDAHSEAPSPISALLSAVLLNCALLIVIRFHMLAARALGPGFSETLLLVFGLMSVAVAALFILSQRHIKRLLAYSSVENMGLIAIALGLGGPLGVMAALFHTVNHSLAKALLFCGSGNVLLKYGTPDMDSVKGLLRAAPLTAMLFGAGALALGGIPPFNVFYSEFLIVAAGFSQGHVALTVVVLLLLTIVLAGLARMLAAILFGPAPDEVEPGEAGWLTLLPLILLMLAMLAIGLFMPDSLQTLLREASQLVLAAADHPVAIR; from the coding sequence ATGACTGCTACGCATTGGCTTGTTCTGCTGTTGTTGATTCCGCTCGCCGCCTCCGCGCTGTGCGCGGGCAGCCGGCTGGCGGGCGCGGGCGGCGCCAGGCTGGCCGCCGCGCTGCATCTGGCCAGCGTGTCGTTGCTGCTGGCGCTGTCGCTGGCCGCCTGCGTAGGGGTCGTAAGCGGCGGACCGCTGGCGGCGCTGGACGGCTGGCTGCGCGTCGACGCGCTGGGCGCCTTGTTTCTGGCGCTGATCGGCGTGCTCGGTTTCGCCACCGGCCTGTACGCGGTGGGTTATATGCGCCATGAGCGGGAGCATGGCGAGGTGGGGCCGGAACGGCTGGCCGGTTTCTATGCCCTCTTCCAGCTGTTCCTGTTCACCATGCTGCTGGCCGTCACCGCCAACAACGTCATCATGATGTGGGTGGCGGTGGAAGCCACCACGCTGGGCTCGGCCTTCCTGGTGGGCTTTTACGGCCAGCGCTCCTCGCTGGAGGCCGCCTGGAAATACATGGTGATCTGCACCGTGGGCGTGGCCTTCGGCCTGTACGGCGTGGTGCTGGTCTATTCCAACGCCGCCAGCCTGCTGGGCGACCACGGCGGCGCGGCGCAATGGACCACGCTGCTGGCCATGGCCCATCGGCTGGACCCGGCGCTGACGCGCATCGCCTTCGTCTTTGTGCTGATCGGCTTCGGCACCAAGGCCGGCTTCTTCCCCATGCACGCCTGGCTGCCGGACGCGCACAGCGAGGCCCCCAGCCCGATCAGCGCGCTGCTGTCCGCCGTGCTGCTCAACTGCGCGCTGCTGATCGTGATCCGCTTCCACATGCTGGCCGCGCGCGCGCTGGGGCCGGGTTTCTCGGAAACGCTGCTGCTGGTTTTCGGCCTGATGTCGGTGGCGGTGGCCGCGCTGTTCATCCTGTCGCAGCGCCACATCAAGCGGCTGCTGGCCTATTCCAGCGTGGAGAACATGGGGCTGATCGCCATCGCCCTGGGCCTGGGCGGCCCGCTGGGCGTGATGGCGGCGCTGTTCCACACCGTCAACCACAGCCTGGCCAAGGCGCTGCTGTTCTGCGGCTCCGGCAATGTGCTGCTCAAGTACGGCACGCCGGACATGGACTCGGTCAAGGGCCTGCTGCGCGCCGCGCCGCTGACGGCCATGCTGTTCGGCGCCGGCGCGCTGGCGCTGGGCGGCATCCCGCCGTTCAACGTGTTCTACAGCGAGTTCCTGATCGTGGCGGCCGGCTTCAGCCAGGGCCATGTCGCGCTCACCGTCGTCGTGCTGCTGCTGTTGACCATCGTGCTGGCGGGACTCGCGCGCATGCTGGCGGCGATCTTGTTCGGCCCCGCTCCGGACGAGGTGGAGCCGGGCGAGGCCGGCTGGCTGACGCTGCTGCCGCTGATCCTGCTGATGCTGGCCATGCTGGCGATAGGCCTGTTCATGCCGGACAGCCTGCAAACCCTGCTGCGCGAGGCCAGCCAGCTGGTGCTGGCCGCAGCCGACCACCCTGTAGCCATCCGCTGA
- a CDS encoding sigma 54-interacting transcriptional regulator: MPILAPHTCGQDAPPPADPVAALRADRDQLQILVDVTNAVLSTLQLEELAEKAAQALQLAFGVSFVGLNLRADDDSELQVHDIFLEREGRGRCQHRSYPRDRLPAREAMLGHQLLLASEPTLEQMAAVHPRFAEVMRAGCRSLCVLPLCGATGTVGALLLAYPGDSGYFRAVLPLLQQVAARLTLGLANAQSYQEISRLKDQLATENLQLTSEIQHYQNFDEIIGQSAAMSAVLEQVEIVAASDCSVLILGETGTGKELIARAIHAHSPRAGKRMVNMNCAAIPAGLLESELFGHEKGAFTGAAAQRMGRFELADQGTLFLDEVGDIPLELQPKLLRVLQEREVERLGGQKIIPVDVRVISATSCDLMGMIADKRYRSDLYYRLNVFPVILPPLRERPDDIPLLAQFFTQKFSRRMSRGIESIPADTLQRLQGHDWPGNVRELQNVIERAVILTRGPVLKLPQTDLACRQAPPCPPPAAPARRETPLFDASEPEKERILRVLKECNGIVAGPRGAAAKLGLKRTTLLSRMQRLGIAGRQAAPDACG, encoded by the coding sequence ATGCCGATACTCGCGCCCCATACTTGCGGCCAGGACGCGCCGCCGCCCGCCGACCCGGTCGCCGCGCTGCGCGCCGACCGCGACCAGCTGCAAATCCTGGTGGACGTCACCAACGCGGTGCTGTCCACGCTGCAGTTGGAAGAACTGGCGGAAAAAGCGGCGCAGGCTTTGCAGCTGGCCTTCGGCGTCAGCTTCGTCGGACTCAACCTGCGCGCCGATGACGACAGCGAGCTTCAGGTGCACGACATCTTCCTCGAGCGCGAGGGCCGCGGCCGCTGCCAGCACCGCAGCTATCCGCGCGACCGGCTGCCCGCGCGCGAGGCGATGCTGGGCCATCAGCTGCTGCTGGCCAGCGAGCCGACGCTGGAGCAGATGGCCGCCGTCCACCCGCGCTTCGCCGAAGTGATGCGCGCCGGCTGCCGCTCGCTGTGCGTGCTGCCGCTGTGCGGCGCCACCGGCACCGTGGGCGCGCTGCTGCTGGCCTACCCCGGCGACAGCGGCTATTTCCGCGCCGTGCTGCCGCTCTTGCAACAGGTGGCGGCGCGGCTGACGCTGGGCCTGGCCAACGCCCAGTCCTACCAGGAAATTTCCCGCCTCAAGGATCAGCTGGCGACCGAAAACCTGCAGCTGACCAGCGAGATCCAGCATTACCAGAATTTCGATGAAATCATCGGCCAGAGCGCGGCCATGTCGGCCGTGCTGGAGCAAGTGGAGATCGTCGCCGCCAGCGATTGCTCGGTGCTGATTCTGGGCGAAACCGGCACCGGCAAAGAGCTGATCGCCCGCGCCATCCACGCCCACAGCCCGCGCGCCGGCAAGCGCATGGTCAATATGAACTGCGCCGCCATTCCCGCCGGCCTGCTGGAAAGCGAGCTGTTCGGCCACGAAAAAGGCGCCTTCACCGGCGCCGCCGCCCAGCGCATGGGCCGTTTCGAGCTGGCCGACCAGGGCACGCTGTTCCTGGACGAAGTGGGCGACATTCCGCTGGAGCTGCAGCCCAAGCTGCTGCGCGTGCTGCAGGAACGCGAGGTGGAGCGGCTGGGCGGGCAAAAGATCATCCCGGTGGACGTGCGCGTGATCTCGGCCACCAGCTGCGACCTGATGGGCATGATCGCCGACAAGCGCTACCGCAGCGACCTCTACTACCGCCTCAACGTCTTCCCCGTCATCCTGCCGCCGCTTAGGGAGCGCCCGGACGACATTCCGCTGCTGGCGCAGTTCTTCACCCAAAAGTTTTCGCGCCGGATGAGCCGCGGCATCGAAAGCATCCCGGCTGACACGCTGCAGCGGCTGCAAGGCCACGATTGGCCCGGCAATGTGCGCGAGCTGCAAAACGTGATCGAGCGCGCGGTCATCCTCACCCGCGGGCCGGTGCTCAAACTGCCGCAGACGGATCTTGCCTGCCGCCAGGCCCCGCCCTGTCCGCCCCCCGCCGCGCCGGCGCGGCGGGAAACGCCCTTGTTCGACGCCAGCGAGCCGGAAAAAGAGCGCATCTTGCGCGTGCTGAAGGAGTGCAACGGCATCGTTGCCGGCCCGCGCGGGGCCGCGGCCAAGCTGGGGCTGAAGCGCACCACGCTGCTGTCTAGGATGCAACGCCTCGGCATCGCCGGCCGCCAGGCGGCGCCAGACGCCTGCGGCTAA
- the hycH gene encoding formate hydrogenlyase maturation protein HycH yields the protein MSRIVFHALGRKFLQREEDMPADDNARQVIYQTLALGHHIGVIDCLQPRISCPEEGYAEWLAALPEGEARRKLAGVLRFGEIMIDASHAALLALALSRGRDAMSERQRGWSDALMRELAAMDAEPALYLMVKRHED from the coding sequence ATGAGCCGCATCGTGTTTCACGCGCTGGGCCGCAAATTCCTGCAGCGCGAAGAAGACATGCCCGCCGACGACAACGCGCGCCAAGTGATCTACCAGACGCTGGCGCTGGGCCACCACATCGGCGTGATCGACTGCCTGCAACCGAGGATCAGCTGCCCGGAAGAAGGCTACGCCGAATGGCTGGCCGCGCTGCCCGAGGGCGAGGCGCGGCGCAAGCTGGCCGGCGTCTTGCGCTTCGGCGAAATCATGATAGACGCCAGCCATGCCGCGCTGCTGGCCCTGGCGCTCAGCCGCGGCCGCGATGCGATGAGCGAGCGGCAGCGCGGCTGGAGCGACGCGCTGATGCGCGAGCTGGCGGCGATGGACGCCGAGCCGGCGCTTTACCTGATGGTGAAACGACATGAAGACTGA
- the hyfE gene encoding hydrogenase 4 membrane subunit, producing MDGMLIVNNLAGLLIVTSLLVICANRVATAAWLYVLQSLTLVGVFLALAIAQGSHELTLWAASAFVTKVVLAPLILIKLLGPLPDDPALKGLLGPAWMAVLAALIVLVSWYAVDAVRLAVVAQLKPALAVSLGHFLLGLACIVTSGNILKQIFGYCLMENGAHLTLALMAGKAPEVVEIGIATDAVCAVLIMALLARRIHRTLQTLDVRQLTALKG from the coding sequence ATGGACGGCATGCTGATCGTCAACAACCTGGCCGGGCTGTTGATCGTCACTTCGCTATTGGTGATTTGCGCCAATCGCGTGGCGACGGCCGCCTGGCTCTATGTCTTGCAATCGCTGACGCTGGTGGGCGTGTTCCTGGCGCTGGCCATTGCGCAGGGCTCTCACGAGCTGACGCTGTGGGCGGCTTCGGCCTTCGTCACCAAGGTGGTGCTGGCGCCGCTGATCCTGATCAAGCTGCTGGGCCCGCTGCCGGACGATCCGGCGCTGAAAGGCTTGCTCGGCCCGGCCTGGATGGCCGTGCTGGCGGCGCTGATCGTGCTGGTCAGCTGGTACGCGGTGGATGCCGTGCGGCTGGCGGTCGTGGCGCAGTTGAAGCCGGCGCTGGCGGTGTCGCTGGGCCACTTCCTGCTGGGCCTGGCCTGCATCGTCACCTCGGGCAACATCCTCAAGCAGATTTTCGGCTACTGCCTGATGGAGAACGGCGCCCACCTGACGCTGGCGCTGATGGCCGGCAAGGCGCCTGAGGTGGTGGAGATAGGCATCGCCACCGACGCGGTGTGCGCGGTGCTGATCATGGCGCTGCTGGCGCGCCGCATTCATCGCACGCTGCAAACGCTGGACGTGCGGCAACTGACCGCTTTGAAGGGCTGA